TAGAAAATATAGCAATAAGTTATATTCCCTCGAGactagaaatattttcaaaattacaacTCTCCTGACAACAGCTTCTTAAACTATTTACCATGTCTCTTTTATTCCCAAATCCTAGGAGGGGATTCCATAACATATATGAAACTTTCATCTCTTTCTTTGCCTCATAATTTAGGTTAGCGTAAAGAAAATCTAGACAAATGCGTACACATACATaggtaaaattataaaagaaaatataatatttaaattatatgctTTCGATGTTTAAGAAATAATTCGCAAATTGAATCGTCTGCTTTCGATGTAATACCTAGTTAAAGAGTGATAACAATTCGAGGCATAATAAGAAAGAAGATATCGTaaacaattaaaaagaaaaaattgtattattaaggATCTTCTTTCGATGTAATATCTTATCGAGGAATAGGAAAATGTTACAGagtaaaggaaaagaaaagcattaataatataaatggtTAAAAGCAAGtacattacaaaattaaaaagggAGAAGTTCTACGCAACAATGCTAATTGTTGCTACCTAGTAGTCGTTAGTGCAAGGATGTTCATGATCCTCGTTCAAATTCGAAAGGTCTCGCTCCAACGAGgctgaaatttttcaatcgctACCCGTCTATTTACACTTTTAAAAAGACGTAACGTCGACAAATTAACAGTTAAATTCAACTGTCTATTCGATCTACCGATAAATTACGttgcaaaatattaatatttcaacaaTGTGATATTCCGAACCACAAATTTGtgatgtaaattattaataattgcaaTTAATAGAAATTAAGATATTGGGAAATTTCCAGGAACATATGACAAGATCTTGCCCGTGATTTATGCACGTATCGCAAATTATGTAACTTATTTCACATTTCGGCAATTCGAAATTGAGATTGAGACTTTTAAAAAGCGTAATAAATTTGTACAACGCAACAtcgtaaaatgaaagaaaacaaatattaggcaaaattttgataaatacgATTAATAAGAAacaagaatgaaaataaatctacTTTAGGTattttcgaattaaaatatattcaatttcGTATACTAAACTATAAAAAACAAATACAAGTCTAATGTTCCGAAGTATAGTTTTATTCGTATGCGAACAAAAATGATCCATTGAGATATGTCGCTGGTATCATTTCAAGTACAACATACACGCACGTTTATATAATTTCATTGCCGTCCATTACatgataaaaaattgttgttaCATCATTGCAGTAAATAGTATCGAGTTTTACATTCCACCCTTAGATCTCGAAGCAAGCGCGTCcttatatacaaaatatttctcacGTTACTGCAAGATCTGTTACAAATACTAGATATATCCGAAGAGATATGAGTATATAAACTTcaagtaaaattattattcatgaTTTGTTGAAATAAATACTTGAAATTTATCCATTCTCGATAGCTTACATAAGTGCCCACACGAATTTTACCACGTGTAGTCATCCGTGTAAAAATTTGGTGACAGTCTTCTCGAGACAGTATTACCACTAACTATAGTTTTACATCTTTACCGATGTGCACGTTTCACAAAATAAATACTGGGttcgattttttacaaaatatatattacaatattgcACTTAAGGTAAATGTACACCATAAAAcgcgtaaaaaatatacaatgagTTCCTCTATCGAGAGGCACTAACGACAAGGAACACAGAAGTGTCACATATAGATCATGCATGACTGTTCGTTCATACACATACGTTCAATTTTGCACTTAGAAGGTCCGGTTTATCATTTATTACTCATTCAGCAGTTTAATTTCAATCTCTGCTAAATAACGAAATTAACGGTATAAGATACGTGTAGGTATAACGACAATTATACTCTATGGTGCATTAAAAATCGCTTCAGCACATTGTCAATATATTCGATTTTTGTATCTCAATTTTACTCGATATCGAACACAAGATGCACGTaacaaatcaattttaatttcattatttgtAGAACAACGTTCTGTTTcttcgaatcatttttaatacTGACGAGTCTCCTTTAAATAATAGACTTTTGAAACACGACTTAACGATTCACAAACCAGTATATTCGAATTGATATTACATTTATTACAAATGCAAATGTAATTTGTCACTTTCTTGTTCATTTACTTTCGATACAATTAAGATAGATACAATATGTGAGACACTATAGATATGATTCTTCGTAAAGATTTCGTATTTACACAGCATTTGTAGATACGCCTACATGTATCTCGATATACATACGTATTCCGTGCAAGCTCACGCAAACACATTTACAGACAAGAACACATGCGTACAATTTGTATGTATGCCAATTATTCCTATAATTACAATCAGATTGTAGCAAGTGTACTAAATTAGTAAGGCGAAAAACTGACGAGATTctaagaaaaatacaatttgacACTTACATAGAACTATCATAGTAACCGAAGGAACACACCGTACCACAAGATGTACATACACGGAGAGATATTCAACAATCCTTTTGTCCTTTATCGATACAACCATTTATAGGTTGGCACATTGTCGTTAAATTTTTATAGAAGTAGAAATTACGCACGCCCATATCaagtatgtatttattttacggCAGAggcaattattgaaatattacgaataTGTTCATAATATAAGAATAGAATGAATATATTCCTATTATCAATGTTTAAAGACATCATTACGGAGATATAATTACAAAAATCTTTTACATTCaattattaatacaattatGGTACgagatttcgaataattttatcatATTGATGATTTTGATTAAATAGAACAAATTCAATTAACATCAGATGTTTAGATAATAacccaagaaaataaatttaaatcttcggaagaagaaaaacgaattacaattaaaaattcttcgtgtctgaaatttgaaatttgtaaatttcctatctatttttattatacttaaGCTATATAATATGAACAATTTATGACAATTGAAAAATCAACATTATTTCTTTAATCAATACGTCCCATTGATAATCATCCGCGTGTCGCATATAAATGCGTATGCATGGTTCTATATacatacaaaaattaatattttattgtttgcCAATATATACTCATATTTACAATTGCATCAATTAATACAGATACCTATTAGAGGTCATTATGTAgtcgattaattaattagtCCGAATAGTGGATGGAATGAGAGTATTGTCAATTAAAAATTAGGATATCACGGATTACTACGAGGTTCCGggttcgtatttatttttccactattctttttaaaattaaatatttgaataatgtatATTGTAAATGTACTTTTAATACACATCGATCATAAAATATAATGTTTGAATTTGCGCAAAGTTACATTTAAACATATACGCTTATGACTTTTTCCCTTATGACTTTCACTTCTTTTCCAAAACAAGCAAAAACACAAACCTACACAGATCATGTAATCCTTACAATATTTCATATACTTATTAACTTGTTTATACTTCACAAGATATTTATTTGCATGTACTTGTATATTTTTAGATAATCATTTTGTATAGCTTATAAGATCTGAATCAACAAGCCATGCTATAAGAAAAGTTATTGCAATGTGCTTGTATCCTGAAATTCCTATACACTCAAATTTAGAAATTCGTTTAGTACTAGCATTGCAAATATTGTACTTACGATATATTCATTAATATACTATTTTAATATCCTGAATGattcaaaaatgaaatttattaaaaataaaaattatatgtttCATGATATTCACTAAACAAAACACTATGCAACAAGCACATACAATAAGCTTACAATAGCTAGATTGTAAGAAAATATGTTTTTGAAATCTATTTATAGTAAAGCTCAATAATCGGAAAGATTAATTATTCTTAAATATGGAATATATTCTATCTTTATTATAAAGGCCACTGAAACGATAGGATCTTAAGTTTTTGCACACATATAACTGAATGTTTGTAAATCAgaattgtaataaatacaatGCAGTATAATATCATATGCCAAGTAATGCGCGACAAAATTTAGGAATACTTGGATTATTTGGATCATTATTAACATTGCAAAATGTTATTTACTCTATTTTCTctgattataataaaatataatattaatatgtatGTTAACTTTTTTGTTAACGattaaaaatcaattaattAGAAAGACACAAACAGTAGAGAATACTCTTATGGATGAAATgtctattattaaatattatttaaattctcaATTAAAGTTTTAAAGTATTGCATATAGGCAGATCAAGTTttgatataattttatacaatttgtatataatattttaaatgattCCTTAATCTATTATATAAGTTGTATCGTTCAATGTCAATTTTGATCCTTACTTGTTCTTAATTTATCTTATTATTAATACGAAAGTATTGTAGAGTTGAATGATTTTCACATCGTCGTATTATAGAGGTTTTATGTTCGATACAATTAAATCttcaaaagtatatttaataatgttaTACATAAAATAATGTATGTTAATCATTGATCTCTTTACAAGTTATACTTGCACCAGCCAGTTTTTAAATTAGAGATCAAATGAAATTCACCATTATCCATTTGAGAAACATACATTGTGAcacataattttattatctgCATTATATTCATTAATgtgttgtgtttcattttctttaaacaGTATTTTCCCACTTATTTTTAGTAGTACATTATGTATATTACATTTGACCTGGACATGACCAATACAATACATCTGAGCATATGCAtgagtattttttaaaatattccataTTTCAGCAAAAATCTAACGTTTATTGAAAAAGTCTATTAAAGATATTTTAAAGTATATTAAAGTTACAGTGCAATAATGTACACTATAACATACTTTTATGTGTATACCACTATTTATCAAATATATGCAGTAAACAACATACAAACATTTTAATTTAACTTCAGAAAGAAAGTATATTCTTTTACAGAGTAAACACAGACaagtatataattaaaattataaagagaAAAATAGTATGTGTATAAATTTTATGTTCTTTGATAATATAAAAAGCATTAAAAAGCCTTGTGTTTTCATTTTTGTCCACAATTTTCTGCAAATAAATATAATGATCTCTATTAAATTTAGTAATACAGATCATATTTTTTGTATGATATAATTCCAAAGTAAACGCATCCTTTTAtgaacaaataataaataattaacaaaatctTTGCGATACATAGGGatcttaaattatattaaaattttttgctttctttttttgAATATCATAAATGGTACTTCAAAAATTATGCATTCCAATACTTTTAGTTGAAGATTGTATGGATATGggatgcaatagcagttattcagTAGTAGAATATCTTTGTATGTTTTGTTTACTACACAATTAACTTATCGAAACATACTTGTTATAATTTTGTGGGAAGCTCTTGCCTTTATATATCTTAAATGTATTAAACAGATATCACATCTCTCAGCATTGTAATTTCAGATATGATACAATCTAACAGAggttacaaattttgaaaattgaattaacTAAGACATTAATCATTGATAATATTAATCgctaataaattttcattcggaaAGACTTTTAGTACTCGTTTACAATAATTAGAAGAACATAATGagttgtattttaaaattatgtaaaacTCGTGCAATATTTCACTTTTTAGAACCTATACAAATGATATTTAAACTTCGGCATAGAAAATATCTTTTATTGATCACAGTAACAAAAATAGTATTTGAGATTCATTCTTTTAAATCTGACTATCTCTCTACATTCTCCAtcgtaatttacaaaattacaattaaGAAAATTGAACTAACATTTGCTGGAACGTTGTTGTTCCGACAGTAGTAGACATTTGACTAATACTGTTGAATAAAGCTTCTGCCTGCAAGTTTTCTGGCAACCTAGTAAGAAATTGTGCTCCATGTACAAAATCCATTTTTAACAGTTCTTCTTGGTATAAATTTAACACACCAAGAGCTGCTCTAAAAAGGAACTCGTCTCCATCTCTGAGGAAAACATCCCAGATTCTACATGCAACATCCAGAGGCATTGCTCTGGTGTATATAGTATACAaccaatctaacaaatataaaTCTGGACTAAGACCTGCTACTGTAAAGTGAAAAAAGACTTTTGGCAGCTTATGTGCAAGCGCATTAGAATATACTCTGTAGTAACTATCCATTTGTTTCTGATCTAATGTAAAAGCAGCCCTATGGCAAGGATGATTTAATAAATTAGCAAAACAAATAAAGGCATCTGGAGGTTCCATGTTTAATGATAATATAGCACCCACAAaagtcataccttgtacgtaacCTACATCAGGCCTATAAACTGCATAGGCTGCCAAAATACCTTGAAGGCTATTAGATAATGGTCCACCTTCTTGAAAGACACATAAGGTAGGAAAGGTACGAGATACATCTAATTTGATTGCTGCTAATGTGTCGCTTATAGGACTTGATAATGCTTTGTCCAAACATATATTGTAAAGATGCGTCGTTATGTTCAAATTATTTGGAATTGCTAACTTCCACACTCTGCCACGAACACTGGGTGGAAGACCACGCCACCACAGTTCACGtacttttttcgtatttttaatgCTTTCAAATTTAGGAAGAATATGTTCATTCCAAGTATGAGAATCTTCTGCtagtctttcttcttctttgagTTGCAGTTCTCTTTGCTGTTTACGTTCTTTCTCTTCTCGTAATTCTCGCTTTCTTGCTGCTTCTAAAATGGCATTATATTGTTTGCGATGACGTTCCTCCTCAATTGCATCTTTTGCTGGTAGATTTGGTGGTCTTGGTTGCTGAATAAGAGCTAAACTCCCTCCTACCTTATCTAGATTTCTTGATGGACTGCTTCTAGGTGTAGATTGTTGAGAATCTTTGTTCCTCCACAAAAAgacattttttgaaaaaatggtATTTAGTCCCCAACGTTTAGACTTTTCAACTTTTTCTGCAACTTGTTCGTCAGAACTCAAAAAACTTCCAGAAGGAGAGATTTCACTAAGGGAAGACACAGTACTGCTACATGAATGGGGTAAACTGTTTCTAGGACTACTGCTTGCACTACCACTTTCCAATCTGGTATATTTGTCATCTTCAACTTTAGAAATTTCATTTGTAGATTCTTTATGATTGCAAggagaatttaaaaattgagaTTTACAATCAAGTTGCGTATCATTAGACACGTTTATTTCCTCCAAAGAATATAGTTGCTTTGTAGTAGGATTATAAGCTATAGACATACTCTCCAATGCATGATTCAAACTAGTTCCAGCAACTCCTACAGAAACTACATTACCAGCATCGTACCATTTATTTTCTCGAATATGGACGCACAATGCTTTAGTTTTTACAGCAGGCAAAGAAGCCACATCACATGCCAAAGCCTCATTAATATTCACACTATTACAGGATATTGAATCTCCATTCAGTGACACCAATTGTTGTTTTCCAATTTTTGGAACAATATTATTTGCAATGTAGCAGTTAGAATCTCGTCCAGATACTTTCAGTACTTGATAGTTATTAGTCATATTTCCATAACGAGATACGATGCATGGAGACACATTCTGTGATGAAACAGAATGCTTATTTCCGTTTAAATGTTGAGACACAGGACTCTTCATGATTAGTGCCCTTCTCCTAACCTTATTAACACATCAAATATTCCTTTAGTGAAGACAAACCAATCGTGGTTCACTTgatcatatataatatttatagatttgTATTCATGCATATTTTTTCGTCATTTTCTGATGATACCATATATGTATATCATCCTCATTTTTAATTGTATCAACGATATGAGGCAACAACCGCAaataaaatttgcgaagttTTAGCATAGTTATCACAATACAAGTATCttcaattgtaaaataattttggacATTTATCTCgtgtattgtttttttt
The sequence above is drawn from the Ptiloglossa arizonensis isolate GNS036 chromosome 1, iyPtiAriz1_principal, whole genome shotgun sequence genome and encodes:
- the LOC143143772 gene encoding TBC1 domain family member 14, with translation MKSPVSQHLNGNKHSVSSQNVSPCIVSRYGNMTNNYQVLKVSGRDSNCYIANNIVPKIGKQQLVSLNGDSISCNSVNINEALACDVASLPAVKTKALCVHIRENKWYDAGNVVSVGVAGTSLNHALESMSIAYNPTTKQLYSLEEINVSNDTQLDCKSQFLNSPCNHKESTNEISKVEDDKYTRLESGSASSSPRNSLPHSCSSTVSSLSEISPSGSFLSSDEQVAEKVEKSKRWGLNTIFSKNVFLWRNKDSQQSTPRSSPSRNLDKVGGSLALIQQPRPPNLPAKDAIEEERHRKQYNAILEAARKRELREEKERKQQRELQLKEEERLAEDSHTWNEHILPKFESIKNTKKVRELWWRGLPPSVRGRVWKLAIPNNLNITTHLYNICLDKALSSPISDTLAAIKLDVSRTFPTLCVFQEGGPLSNSLQGILAAYAVYRPDVGYVQGMTFVGAILSLNMEPPDAFICFANLLNHPCHRAAFTLDQKQMDSYYRVYSNALAHKLPKVFFHFTVAGLSPDLYLLDWLYTIYTRAMPLDVACRIWDVFLRDGDEFLFRAALGVLNLYQEELLKMDFVHGAQFLTRLPENLQAEALFNSISQMSTTVGTTTFQQMLVQFS